Below is a genomic region from Brassica rapa cultivar Chiifu-401-42 chromosome A08, CAAS_Brap_v3.01, whole genome shotgun sequence.
CAGCTCAAAGAGTTATGTAGATTATCAGTGTTTTTCCGCCTCATACAACTAATGGCACAATGTCTATGCGCTAAGTAATCTAAACATGAAGTTCTTACCGTTTTGAAGATGGCTTATTTGGCTTCTGGTTAACCTTGGAATATGCGATAAGTAACCTGTCACGCCAAGGGAACCATTAGGCGAAGAAGAGTATAgaaataataaacatatataatgCTGAGCATCTAAGCCATACCAAACTATATAAGAAAAATCCACATGAAACGTCTTCACAAAATCACACTATGTTTGCCAACAAGAATCTGATAACAATTGATACCTACTTGTATCTATGCAGCTAGATTTATTGTCGAATCATAAAACCAGTTTCTACGTGAGGATATGCTGCACTAAGTAGCAATGTACCTGTTGAAGAGCCGTGCAACCTCCTCACATTCACTTTGATTATAGAACCAAATGCCATTAACTTCTTGAGCTGCATTACGGTAAAGCAAATATGGACCTTGCACTTCATACTCAAATTCTCCAAGTAGATCTTCCACCAGATTAtctatccaaaaaaaaattcaacaactTAATGAGTACTCCTTAATCAAGAAACCAATTCTACTCAGGATCTAAACCTTCCTATGTACTAAACTACTTATCTAACTcaaattacttatataattacttatataattCAAATTGCAGATAAAACTATGTACTAAACTACTTATATAACTCAAATTacttatatatttcaaattacaGATAAAACTATGTACTAAACTActtatataaatcaaaattcAAACGCTAAGAAGAGAATCCTAACCTGTATTACGTCGATTCATCACAATAAACTGAAACCGAGGCTGCTGTCTATTTCTGAAATAACACGAAATTGAATAATCACATTGTAAACGATTCAAGAAAACAATCACAATATAAGTTAAAAACTTACCTCTTGACGACGAACAAAGATCCTTCAACGTCCTTACGACTCTGAatgaaacaagaaaaagaaagatcagAAGCAAACATCATCAGCATCATACGATAATGAGTGATGATTACAACTCACCCATTCACTTTTCTGAACGTTGAATTCGTATAAGGTGACGTGAGCTGCCGTGATGAGGATTTCCTCGATGAACGGATCGATTCGCCGGAGGACTTTGAGGTTGAGGAGCCTCGTGGTGTTCTGGTACTGGTGCATATTCGGTGGGACCAGCTTCCCGTTCTGAAACATCTTCGTAAAATCGAAAGGGACGATGTGTGAGGAAGTTTCGAATCCGATTTAGCCTAATAATCAGAAGAACCCTAAGGATGATTCTGATTTACGTAAagcttggagaagaagaaacactTTAGCGCTTGGAAAGAAAATAGGATATATATGGTAaattgggcttgggccttaatCATTATGGGCCTACCATAAACGTTTCGTTAACAAAGATGGGCGAAGAAGAATAACAAGGGAAGAGGTTGATGATGCTGGTGCCATCTTCGTCCTTAATGCTTCTGGTGCCATTCAGATATAAGATCCAAGATGTGCTTTCTTCTAACAGTTTAAACTTCCAAGAAAATCTCCATCCTCTTATGGAAGATCAGACCCGCCCTCCTTGCATCTAAAGGATCCAGAACCATTGCCGGTCATAAGGCATGCAAAGTGAAACATTTGTAACAAACCTCCAAAATTTTTGAagaaattatatagatataaatcccctaaaaaaatttcaagctctgaaatttgtttaaaaaaaaattttacataaatattgcCACATGCCACCTAGTGCAAACTAGATCATGTATGTGGTGCATTCTTTCTCTCTGTCATATATCTTCCCACATTGTGGATCTATTACAGGACCATTCTTTCTCTGTCAATAGGGCTGGGTCTCTGTATACActttgaacatatatatatatatatattttctttaaatgaATCAagaataaaaaatcatttacaAACACCAAACTAATCAACTTTTTTTTACATGGTTTCATCAGGAACTGGTttatacagatttttttttcttcaccaAGCAACAGCGCACGTAGAATCGCATCGCAAGTGCCATCGTAGTGCACGATGAGATGTCCACCTTGAGGGATCTCGTGGTAGTTGATCAAAGGTTGCTTCTGCAGCACGCATCTTTGAAGTTGAAACGGAACAACTTTGTCTTCCTTCCCATGCCAGATGTGTACATTACTCTCTTGAGTTATGCTTAGATCTGCTGGTTCGAAGTCCCATTGTCCGAAACACGCCACGAAATCGTCTCTTAGAGTATCGAAAACATCTCTTCGACGTAGCTTATCCTACACGGTAGAGTAATATAGGTCAGAATTGAATTATTTCTAAAAATGGAAAGTTTGGTGTAGAAAACTAGGGAAGTGACCTTAGTGAACATAGGAAAGCCAGTGGTTCTCTTGAGCACCTCCATGTCATGGCTACTGAAGTAGACTTGCTTGCTCTCAAGAACCGAACTAGTTGATGGCAAGACCTTTTGTGTAAATATAACTAACCAATGTAACAGTCCAGGTGCAAGTTTCGATATCCTTAAACCCCATCTGATAAGACCTCCCATGTAATTTTCCTTTATAAGATTCTTAGGAAGCGATGGCCACCAGTAATTCACAACCGGAGCAACAAAAGCCACACCAGATAGCCTGCAAAGAAGAACATATTACTCTCAGTAGTTTCTTAACTATTATTCACAACTTATTTGATTAGCCTATAGATTACCTGCGAGGAATGTGTTTTAGGCAACCCCAAGTAGGATAAGATCCCATGATAATCCAATTAGGTAAAACTTGGGTCCTATCTTCAACTGATCAGCAAGTTCTACTATGTCATCAACTTCGCTTTTCAGTGAACGTTTTGCATTTGAATCTGACTCTCCATATCCAGAACGGTCGTAGAATAGAAGATACACACCAAGCTCTTGTATTAGCTCCTGAGAAACAAAATCTAGGTCAGGTTTCTTGATCCacaagaaaaaaacacaaaggCTTTTCAAACATCAAGAGACAAGAACCAAAGAgcattatttttaaatacttttgAGGCAGAGAAATTCATGTCTTTAGAGCTTCCAAAGCCATGAACAAGAATGATCTTGTATTTTGCCTCCTCCTTTGGAACTCCACTTTCTCTATAAGCTAAGAATCTCCCATCACTAAGCTTAActctttttgaattttcagaAGAATCCCCCATCAAATCTGGATAGTCACAATACAAGAAGAGAAATGATTTTAGATGTAGCAAATTTAGTGATATATTTACCAAAATGACAAAACCAAGAACATGAACAGTCTTAGAACAGAAAAAAACATACCAGAAGAGAATATAACTTGCCTGGAATCTGGGAGGAACACAAAACGGTCTGAATGGTCAAAGTAAGAAGACAAACCAAATATTTGTCTTCTAATTCCTTTGGCTATGTTCACCAGATTTTATACTTTTGGCTGTCTTAGTTTTCATCTTTGTTACATTGTAGACGCCACTGACAGTTCACCAATCTTTGTCTCGTTTCTCCCACAAGTTAACTTTTACAGATGCATATGATGAATTCAGAAGCTTCACATgctaattaaaatgtaaaaatattaaaaatgaattattttCTTATCAAATTCATCGGTTggtcaataaaaacaaaaacacatatATAAGTTAGTTTCAAGCTAAGTCTACAAAGAGAAAACATGAGGAGAA
It encodes:
- the LOC103836674 gene encoding uncharacterized protein LOC103836674, which produces MGDSSENSKRVKLSDGRFLAYRESGVPKEEAKYKIILVHGFGSSKDMNFSASKELIQELGVYLLFYDRSGYGESDSNAKRSLKSEVDDIVELADQLKIGPKLSGVAFVAPVVNYWWPSLPKNLIKENYMGGLIRWGLRISKLAPGLLHWLVIFTQKVLPSTSSVLESKQVYFSSHDMEVLKRTTGFPMFTKDKLRRRDVFDTLRDDFVACFGQWDFEPADLSITQESNVHIWHGKEDKVVPFQLQRCVLQKQPLINYHEIPQGGHLIVHYDGTCDAILRALLLDARRAGLIFHKRMEIFLEV